The nucleotide sequence GGACTTATCGATCCGGCCGCAGGAAGCCTAAACAGTATTGCGGAAGCCTTGACCAATATCGTCTGGGCTCCGTTAAAAGACAATTTAAAATCCGTTTCCCTATCCGCCAACTGGATGTGGCCCTGTAAGAACGAAGGCGAAGACGCCCGATTGTACAAGGCCGTTGAAGCGGTTTCCGAATTCTCCATCGCCCTGGGTATCAACGTACCTACAGGAAAGGACTCGCTTTCAATGAAGCAAAAATATAAAGATGGGGATGTCATCGCGCCTGGTACGGTCGTTATTTCCGCCGCCGGAAATTGTAATGACATTACCCAAGTAGTAGAGCCCGTATTCCAAAAAAATGGCGGTTCGGTATACTACATCAACCTATCTAAAGATTCGTATAAACTAGGAGGCTCGTCCTTTGCCCAGATTCGCAATACCATCGGTAACGAAGCCCCAAGTATTAAGGACGCTTCTTATTTTAAGACCGTTTTCAACGCTATTCAAGACCTGATAAAAGAAGGGAAAATCGTTGCAGGGCACGATGTAGCTTCGGGCGGATTGATCACTACCTTATTGGAAATGTGCTTCGCCGACAACGATTTGGCCGCGGATCTCGACCTTTCAAGCTTAGGTGAGGAAGATACGATCAAACTACTTTTCTCCGAAAACTCCGGAATTGTTTTTCAAGCGAAAAATGCTTCAGTAGAGGAAAAATTAGCGGACCTCAACATCGATTTCAAGAAAATAGGAAGCGTAGTTTCCGATACCGTTCTGAAAATCAAGAATGGAGGAATGGAAATGGGCTTGAACATAGCATCGTTAAGGGATACCTGGTTTAAGACTTCCTATTTGTTAGACAACAAGCAAACGGCCGGCAATTTAGCCAAAGACCGATATGACAACTATAAAAATCAACCGCTTCAGTATAAATTCCCTGAAAACCTTGATTTAAGTACGGTTCCTGCAAACACTGCACCACGACCAAAAGCAGCCATCCTTCGTGAAAAGGGAAGTAATTCTGAACGCGAAATGGCCAATGCCATGTATTTGGCCGGTTTTGATGTTAAAGACGTTCATATGACCGACCTGATCTCGGGCCGCGAAACCCTTGAGGACATTCAATTTATCGGTGCCGTTGGCGGATTTTCCAACTCAGACGTTTTAGGAAGCGCCAAGGGTTGGGCAGGTGCTTTTAAGTACAACGAAAAGGCCAATGCCGCCCTTAAAAACTTCTTTGCAAGACCTGATACCTTATCCATAGGTATCTGTAACGGATGTCAGTTGTTCATGGAATTGGATTTGATCAATCCTGAACACGAGACCCATGGCCGAATGACCTATAACGATTCACACAAGCACGAAAGCAATTTTACTTCGGTAAAAATACAAGAGAACAACTCGGTGATGCTTTCAAGTTTGGCCGGAAGCACCCTAGGCGTTTGGATCTCACATGGCGAAGGTAAATTCAGTCTTCCGCATAATGAAGATCAGTATGACATCGTTGCCAAATACGGTTACGAAGGCTATCCCGCCAATCCGAACGGAAGTGATTTCAACACGGCTATGCTTTGTGATACCACTGGCCGCCATCTGGTGACCATGCCCCATATCGAACGCTCTATCTTCCCTTGGAACTGGGCGTATTACCCAGAAGGCACTACCGATGTAGTATCGCCATGGTTAGAGGCTTTTGTAAATGCACGAAAATGGATTTTGGAGAACAAATAGCCCTGTAAAACACCCTTATTCAAATCTTACAGCAGCGTGCATTTAAAAGTGCACGCTGTCTTTTTGTAATACATTAGGGCGTGAAACTACATCCTTAACGCCGTACAAAAGTCTAAAAGACCTTATTTCACCATCAATTTATTGCTCCATATTTTATCATTGCTGCTCGTGATCTTATAGAAATAGAGTCCCGATGTCAAATTGTTCCTTTTCAAGACAATACTATTCTGGCCCGCCTTGGTATCACCGCCCATATCATGCGATGAGATTTTTTTACCGGCCATATTGAAGAGTTCCAAGGTATAGCTTCCCGCACCTTCCTCGTAAAAATAGAGATGGGATTCTGATTGCATGGGGTTGGGAAACACAAGAGATTCCGAAGTGTCTTCGGAAATAAAAATTCTTTCTTCCTCATTGTTATTAAAGGAAATATTCGATAGGCTCATTTGCTTGCTTTCCTGACTTCCATCTTCGGACAATAAATTAAAATTGATGACTTTCAGACTCGAGAAATCGGTTGTCGCATTCGTTGCGCTTTTAAAGTCGGAATACAACACATTGTAAGTTTTGGTCTCTCCCGTTAAATTCACTTGGGCCGAATAGGATGCCCCATCACCTTTTAGCAATTTTACTTCCAATACACCCGTTCCACTAGCGTCAAATGTCAACTTGCCGTAATCCGATAAATTGACCGGTGTAAACCGTGGGCTCAGTGCACGATATACCCCAATATAGCTTGATGTTTTTCCACTCAACTCAACATTTCGTTCTACCGGATAACCATCTTCGATATAAGGTGCCTGTACAGGTTTTACTTCATAGTTATCTACCGTAGTACCTTCCGATGAAGCGTCTAACCCCCATGGGGCATCGGCCACAAATAGGTCATCGGGAGTACCATTGGCGATACTCACCCTAAAGCCGAAATCAAAAATATTCCCCGTACTTAAAGCTACTGAATCTAAGTAGCCTTCTATTGGCGCACTTAAGGTTATATTCTCAGAATCACTGGTTTCCGTCCTTTTAAGACCACCTTCCAATTGTATTTTCTCCGTTTTATTGTTGTTCACCAAATTAAGTACCACCTCTCCTTTGGCATATTTTGCCGATTTCACGAAAACCGGTGGGGGTGTAGAGCCCTTAAATTCAGATATTGGACTATGTACTTCCAAAAGGTTCAAAATCTCATCTGCAAGCAGTAAAAGATCATCTACCGTATTGGACCATATCTGAAAATTATAATAGGCCGTGTTGTCGGCGTAGGTATCAATATTCCAATGCGATTCCACCACAAATTCGTCGTTGGCATCCAATCGCACCGAAAAGGTCAATGCGAATTCGGTATTTCCATCGGGCTGTTTGATGATCGACTTGATAAAGTCTTTCTCCCTTAGCTGTAGGGTGGATACCGATAACAGTTGGGCCCCAAGGAATCTGTCACAAATAAACTTACTGTGTTCATACACCTTGTTATCGGTCTTGATAACCATCAATGCGCCTATATTATCGTCCTTCCTTAAATAATCTACCGAGTAGATATCGGAAGCATTCGTAAGGTCTAAAAGATCGGCCGGGGAAGACTCTATGGTACTGGTTTCACCGACCACATCTAAGGGAACCAATTGCTCCAAAGGAATAGCGTCTGCCGCAAATTTTCCCGTCTTGGCATAAGTTGAACCTTTCATCACCTTTTTGGCGCTAAGCTTATCAAACTTATAATTGGTTTTGGCCCGGTTGTAATTCCTCTCTCCGATAAGGGAAGATAACCGGTCATTGCTTTCCAAGCCCCCATCATTGGCACCAGAAGTAAGGTTTATGGTCGGACAAGAAGCTACTCCCGAACACGAAGGGTCATCACAATCTACAAGTCCGTCCCCATCATCATCCACCCCGTTGATACAATCTTCCTGTGGTACAGGGGCCGTAGGACACCTTGCCCCATCATTACTTGAGGCCGCAGGACCAAAGGCGAAAATATTGGATTTGATGGTACCCGAAACAATGTCTTGCACCTTTTCGATTTTATAAACAGCCCCGGTTTGGTTGGCCGAAATATAAAAATTGCCATCTACATCAAAATAAACGGCTCCAAAGGAATAATTCAGCCCCTCTAAAACCGGGACTTCCCCCAAAGGTTCCACTACTCCCGTTTCTGCGGAAATTCGATACAGCACATTCGTTCCCCGCTCTACCGTATACAGCTTATTATCTTGGGCATTAAAGGCCCAGTCGGCTATTGAAAGGCCTTGACTTAGAGAGAACTGCCCTAAATATTCGAGGTAGGTTTCAGATTCAGGGTTTAAATCGATTTTGTAGTAAGAAGTGCCACCCGCTTTAAAGTAATAGATACCGTCCGTTGAAATATCGCCTACATATTTATTACCCGTAGGCAATTCCGGAATGGTATATTGCTCAACCTTAAAATCCTTACCTATACGAACAATAGATTGTGAAGGGGTTGATAAATACCCCCAGATATAACCATCGGTACTATTATAAGCTACCGCATTAACATTACCTGGCGTAATGTTTTCCGATACCAAATATGAACTGCCAGACGCTAGGTCTAATGCATAAATATCATTATATTGAAATAAATACGCATTGAAGTCACAATCGAACGGAGTGGACTGTGATTGCCCTATTGTACCCAATAATACGATCAGATACGTTAACTTTTGTAAAAAAAAATTCATAAGAAGTAGTTTTAAGGCATACTTTGGGTGTAAAAATGGGAGGAGTAAGAATTATTTTAAAAGCGTATGTTTTTTCTTACTTTGGTGCTTCGTCAAAAGATATAACTATTTCATTTTCTTTTTATTGCGGTCTTATAAAATTATCGGTCGAAAAGAGCGTTCTTAGTAAGTGAAATAGTGATTTCTCATAAAACCAATATCAATTTTATGAAAGCTGTTTTAAAATCCCGTGTTCTTTCCCTAATTTGCAAGGACCTTTTAGATATATACTATGCAAGAAATTAGCCGACTTTTTGATTTCCCCTACTATCAGTTGGAAAAATTCAATCTGGAAAAATCACTCGTCTCCAAAAAGGATGGCAAGTGGATTTCCACATCGACCCAAGAATATATAGACCAAGCCAACGCCATGAGCCGTGCCCTACTGCGAATGGGGGTACGCCCTAATGATAAAATTGCCGTCATATCGATGACGAACCGAACGGAATGGAATATTATGGATATCGGCATTCTTCAACTAGGCGCGCAAAACGTTCCTATTTATCCCACTATTTCGGAAGAAGACTATGCTTATGTACTGAACCACTCAGGGGCTAAACTTTGTTTTGTTTCATGTGAAGAGGTCTACAAAAAAGTGAGTTCGGTAAAAGACCAGGTGCCGAGTCTTGATCATATCTATTCCTTCGATGAAATCGGCGAATGCGATAATTGGAAGAAAGTACTTGAACTCGGTGCCGACACCTCTAATCAAGAGGAAGTAGAACAATTAAAAAAACAGGTCAAGTCAGACGATTTGGCCACCCTTATCTATACATCGGGAACCACCGGAAGACCTAAAGGAGTGATGCTATCGCACAATAACCTGGTCAGCAACGCCCTGGAAAGCTCAAAGCGCTTTCCCATAGAAGACGGCAAGACCAAGGCACTTAGTTTCTTGCCTTTATGCCATGTGTACGAACGTATGTTGATCTATTTGTACCAATTCAGGGGCGTAACCATATACTATGCGGAGTCACTCGATAAGATCAGCGAGAACCTTAAGGAAACACAACCTCATGTAATGACGGCCGTACCTAGGCTTCTAGAGAAAGTGTATGATAAAATATACGCCAAGGGCGCCGAACTATCAGGCATTAAAAAAGCCTTGTTCTTTTGGGCGGTAAACCTAGGGTTAAAATATGAGCCCTACGGCAAGAACGGTTGGTGGTACGAACAGCAATTGTCCCTCGCCAGAAAATTAATTTTTAGCAAATGGAAAGAAGGCCTAGGCGGCAACCTAAGCTTGATCGCTTCAGGAAGTGCAGCCTTACAGCCCCGTTTATCACGTATTTTCAACGCTGCTGAATTCGGGCTCATGGAGGGTTACGGCCTTTCGGAAACATCACCGGTCATTTCGGTAAACGACATGCGCGATGGAGGTTTCCGCATAGGCACGGTCGGAAAACCAATAGACCGTACCGAAGTAAAGATTGCCAGTGACGGGGAAATCTGTATAAAAGGCCCACAGGTAATGTTGGGCTATTACAAAGACCCACAGAAAACCGAAGAGGTGATTATAGACGGCTATTTCCACACCGGCGATATCGGAGAATTGGACAGTGACGGCTTTTTAAAGATCACCGACCGTAAAAAAGAAATGTTCAAGACCTCCGGCGGCAAGTACGTAGCACCCCAACTCTTAGAGAACCGCTTCAAGCAATCTCGTTTTATCGAACAGATCATGGTTGTCGGTGAGGGAGAAAAAATGCCCGCAGCCCTCATTCAGCCCGATTTCGACTTTTTACACGAATGGGCCTCTAAACACAACATATCGGCTTCAAGCAATTCCGAAATCATTAAGAACGAGCAGGTCTTGGCACGCTACCAACAAGAGGTCGACCTGGCTAACGAAAAATTTGCCAAGTGGGAGAAAGTGAAACAATTTCGTCTAACCCCCGATGTTTGGAGTATTAATGAAGGGCATCTTACCCCTACCCTTAAACTTCGACGTAAAATTGTCAAAGAAAAATATATGGATCTCTATAACGACATCTATGGGCGTTCATAGGCACTCCCTTCGAACGCTATAAATTTTCGCCCGAAAATATTCTTTTCCCAAAAAGGACCCTACCCCTTTACGAATAAGGTAATTTCTTCGTAGGAAGGTTGTTTAATTGGTTTAAAAAATCAAAAATATATTATGCATGCATAATATATTTTTGTATATTTGATAACCGACAACCCACCTTATGTATGAAAGATATTACAATAGACTACGCGCTGCGTGCCACATGGCAAGCGGTAGCCCGTATGTACAATGAAGAAGCCAAAAAATTCGATTCCACCATGGCCGTGGGTTTTACCCTATTGAGTGTCGACCCTAAGACCGGCACTCCCTCCACAGCCTTGGGGCCCAAAATGGGCATGGAAGCTACGAGCTTATCGCGTATTCTAAAAAGGATGGAAGAACAAGGCCTTATTGAACGAAAACCCAACCCTAATGACGGGCGCGGTGTTCTTATCTATTTGACAGACTTCGGTCTCGAAAAAAGAAACGATTCAAAAAACGTGGTCTTAAAATTTAACGAATCGGTCAGGAACAGTTTATCCGAAGAAAAGATAAATACCTTTTTTGAAGTTATGGAAACCATAAACGAACTCATAGCGGAAAAAACAATTTATACCAACGATAACCCAATAGGCGGTCAAGGTGCACTTGATCCAAAAACAGATTAATTAATAACCCAATAACTACATCGTGAACAAGCATATTAAAAAAGTAGCAGTCATTGGATCCGGAATCATGGGGAGTGGCATTGCTTGCCATTTCGCAAATATCGGAGTAGAAGTGTTATTGCTCGATATCGTTCCTAGAGAGTTGAACGATAAGGAAAAAGCAAAAGGATTAACCCTTGAAGACAAGGCCGTACGCAATCGATTGGTAAACGATTCATTGACGGCAGCCTTGAAATCTAAACCTTCACCCATCTATCATCAAAAATTCGCCTCGCGTATCACCACGGGAAACCTTGAAGACGATATCGCCAAGGTGAGTAAGGTAGACTGGATCATAGAAGTTGTGGTAGAGCGTCTTGATATCAAGAAGAAGGTTTTCGAAAATCTTGAAAAATACCGTACTCCCGGTACCTTGATTACCTCTAATACATCGGGTATCCCTATCAAATTTATGTCCGAAGGCCGAAGTGATGACTTCCAAAAGCATTTCTGCGGAACGCATTTCTTCAATCCGGCACGATACTTAAAACTTTTTGAAATCATTCCTGGCCCGAAAACCTCTCAAGAAGTCCTTGACTTTTTGAACGGATACGGGGAGAAGTTCTTAGGAAAGACTTCTGTTGTAGCCAAAGATACCCCAGCCTTTATTGGTAACCGCATCGGTATTTTTAGTATTCAAAGCCTTTTCCACACGGTGAAAGACGTGGGCATGACCATTGAAGAGGTTGACAAACTTACCGGTCCCGTTATCGGCAGACCCAAATCGGCTACCTTTAGAACCGTTGATGTGGTCGGACTCGATACCTTGGTACACGTGGCCAACGGTATTCACGAAAATTGTAAGGACGATGAAAGGTTAGAACTTTTTAAACTCCCCGATTTCATCGATACCATGATGGAAAACAAATGGTTGGGAAGCAAAACCGGACAAGGGTTCTACAAAAAATCAAAAGATAAGGACGGAAAGACGGAAATCTTGACCTTGGATTTGGACACGATGGACTACCGTTCAAAGAAAAGTGCCAAGTTCGCCACGCTAGAGCTTACCAAAACCATTGATAAGGTGGTGGACCGTTTTGCCGTATTAGTTGGAGGAAAAGATAAGGCCGGCGAGTTTTACCGAAAGAGCTTCGGTCAATTATTCGCTTACGTATCGCACAGGATTCCTGAAATAACCGATGAACTTTACAAGATTGACGATGCTATGAAAGCCGGTTTTGGCTGGGAACACGGACCTTTCCAAATTTGGGATGCCGTTGGTTTGGATAAAGGGTTGGAATTCGTTCAAGCCGAAGGCCTAGAGGCCGCTGCTTGGGTAAAAGAAATGAAAGCTTCCGGACACGACTCGTTCTATTCGGTGAAAGATGGGGCTTCTTATTTCTATGATATCCCTAAAAAGTCCATGGAAAAAATACCGGGACAAGATGCCTTTATCATTTTAGATAATATCAGAAAGACCAAAGAGGTATTTAAAAACAGTGGTGTTGTTATCGAAGATTTGGGCGATGGCATTTTAAATGTCGAGTTTCAGTCGAAAATGAACACCATCGGCGGTGACGTCCTTGCCGGTCTGAACAAGGCCATTGACCTTGCCGAGAAAGATTTTCAAGGTTTGGTTGTCGGTAACCAAGCGGCAAACTTCTCTGTAGGGGCCAATATCGGTATGATTTTTATGATGGCCGTTGAGCAAGAATATGACGAGCTTAATATGGCTATTAAAATGTTCCAAGATACGATGATGCGTATGCGCTACTCGGCTATCCCTACGGTCTCTGCCCCACACGGCATGACCCTTGGTGGTGGATGTGAGCTTTCACTTCACGCGGATAAGGTCGTAGCTGCGGCAGAAACCTATATCGGTCTTGTAGAATTTGGTGTTGGTGTTATCCCCGGTGGAGGTGGCTCAAAAGAGTTTGCCGTGAGAGCACAGGATACCTTTAAAAAGAACGATGTTGAACTAAACGTCTTGCAAGAGTATTTCTTGACCATCGGTATGGCCAAAGTTTCTACTTCGGCTTACGAAGCCTATGATTTAGGTATTCTTCAACATGGAAAAGATATCGTAGTGGTGAACAAAGACCGCCAGATTGCGACAGCTAAGGCACATGCCAAACTGATGGCCGAAGCCGGATATACACAACCCGTAAAACGAAAAGATATCAAAGTACTTGGTAAACAAGCTTTGGGTATGTTCTTAGTGGGCACTGATTCTATGGAAGCTAGCCACTACATCAGTGAGCACGACAAGAAAATCGCAAATAAATTGGCCTATGTCATGGCCGGTGGCGATTTATCGGAGCCTACTTTGGTAAACGAACAATATCTATTGGATTTAGAGCGTGAGGCTTTCTTATCGCTTTGTACCGAACGCAAAACGCTCGAGCGTATCCAACACATGTTAAAGACAGGTAAACCTTTAAGAAATTAATTATAAATAAGTATTGAGATATTAGAATTGGGAAATTAGATATAATGCATAAAGTAGAAAATTTAAAAATATGGAAGAAGGCTATTGAATTAGCTAAATCCATTTATCTACTAGCAGCTGATTTGCCTTCCGAAGAAAAATACGGGCTAGTTTCTCAAATTAAAAGATGCTCTGTATCAATTCCTTCAAATATAGCAGAAGGAGCTGGTAGAAATTCGCAAAAAGAGTTTAAACATTTTTTGAGTATTGCAAATGGTTCAGCTTATGAACTTCAAACTCAGTTAATACTCTTAATCGAATTAAACTTAATAAAAAAAGAAAAAGTAAAACCAGTAATTGACGTTTGTGTTGAAATTCAAAAAATGAATTATTCGTTTCAAAAAACATTATAGATCTCAATACAATAAACTCAATACTCAATACCATTTAAAATGAAAACTGCATATATAGTTAAAGCATACAGAACGGCTGTCGGAAAAGCTCCGAAAGGTGTTTTTAGGTTCAAGCGAACAGATGAGCTCGCCGCGGAGACCATTGAATACATGATGAAAGAATTGCCCGATTTTGATAAAAAACGGATCGATGACGTCATCGTTGGTAACGCCATGCCAGAAGGATCGCAAGGGCTGAACATGGCCCGATTGATTTCTTTAATGGGACTAGACATTGTTGATGTTCCCGGGGTTACGGTAAACCGTTTTTGTTCTTCAGGTATTGAAACCATTGGTATTGCCACTGCAAAAATTCAGGCGGGAATGGCCGATTGTATTATAGCCGGTGGGGCCGAAAGTATGAGTTCCGTCCCTATGACGGGATATAAAACCGAATTGAACTACGATTTGGTAAGTGAAGGCCATGAAGATTACTACTGGGGCATGGGAAATACTGCCGAAGCTGTAGCCAACGAGTACAAAGTATCTCGTGAAGACCAAGATGAGTTTGCTTACAATTCGCACATGAAAGCTTTGAAGGCGCAGGCGGAAGACCGTTTTCAAGATCAGATCGTTCCTATTGAAGTAGAGCAAACCTACATTGACGAAAATGGAAAAAAAGCCACTAGAAAATACACCGTGACCAAAGATGAGGGCCCTAGAAAAGGAACTTCCATAGAGGTACTGAATAAATTACGCCCCGTTTTTGCAGCCGGT is from Zobellia galactanivorans and encodes:
- a CDS encoding DUF6923 family protein produces the protein MNFFLQKLTYLIVLLGTIGQSQSTPFDCDFNAYLFQYNDIYALDLASGSSYLVSENITPGNVNAVAYNSTDGYIWGYLSTPSQSIVRIGKDFKVEQYTIPELPTGNKYVGDISTDGIYYFKAGGTSYYKIDLNPESETYLEYLGQFSLSQGLSIADWAFNAQDNKLYTVERGTNVLYRISAETGVVEPLGEVPVLEGLNYSFGAVYFDVDGNFYISANQTGAVYKIEKVQDIVSGTIKSNIFAFGPAASSNDGARCPTAPVPQEDCINGVDDDGDGLVDCDDPSCSGVASCPTINLTSGANDGGLESNDRLSSLIGERNYNRAKTNYKFDKLSAKKVMKGSTYAKTGKFAADAIPLEQLVPLDVVGETSTIESSPADLLDLTNASDIYSVDYLRKDDNIGALMVIKTDNKVYEHSKFICDRFLGAQLLSVSTLQLREKDFIKSIIKQPDGNTEFALTFSVRLDANDEFVVESHWNIDTYADNTAYYNFQIWSNTVDDLLLLADEILNLLEVHSPISEFKGSTPPPVFVKSAKYAKGEVVLNLVNNNKTEKIQLEGGLKRTETSDSENITLSAPIEGYLDSVALSTGNIFDFGFRVSIANGTPDDLFVADAPWGLDASSEGTTVDNYEVKPVQAPYIEDGYPVERNVELSGKTSSYIGVYRALSPRFTPVNLSDYGKLTFDASGTGVLEVKLLKGDGASYSAQVNLTGETKTYNVLYSDFKSATNATTDFSSLKVINFNLLSEDGSQESKQMSLSNISFNNNEEERIFISEDTSESLVFPNPMQSESHLYFYEEGAGSYTLELFNMAGKKISSHDMGGDTKAGQNSIVLKRNNLTSGLYFYKITSSNDKIWSNKLMVK
- a CDS encoding AMP-dependent synthetase/ligase, with protein sequence MQEISRLFDFPYYQLEKFNLEKSLVSKKDGKWISTSTQEYIDQANAMSRALLRMGVRPNDKIAVISMTNRTEWNIMDIGILQLGAQNVPIYPTISEEDYAYVLNHSGAKLCFVSCEEVYKKVSSVKDQVPSLDHIYSFDEIGECDNWKKVLELGADTSNQEEVEQLKKQVKSDDLATLIYTSGTTGRPKGVMLSHNNLVSNALESSKRFPIEDGKTKALSFLPLCHVYERMLIYLYQFRGVTIYYAESLDKISENLKETQPHVMTAVPRLLEKVYDKIYAKGAELSGIKKALFFWAVNLGLKYEPYGKNGWWYEQQLSLARKLIFSKWKEGLGGNLSLIASGSAALQPRLSRIFNAAEFGLMEGYGLSETSPVISVNDMRDGGFRIGTVGKPIDRTEVKIASDGEICIKGPQVMLGYYKDPQKTEEVIIDGYFHTGDIGELDSDGFLKITDRKKEMFKTSGGKYVAPQLLENRFKQSRFIEQIMVVGEGEKMPAALIQPDFDFLHEWASKHNISASSNSEIIKNEQVLARYQQEVDLANEKFAKWEKVKQFRLTPDVWSINEGHLTPTLKLRRKIVKEKYMDLYNDIYGRS
- a CDS encoding MarR family winged helix-turn-helix transcriptional regulator, yielding MKDITIDYALRATWQAVARMYNEEAKKFDSTMAVGFTLLSVDPKTGTPSTALGPKMGMEATSLSRILKRMEEQGLIERKPNPNDGRGVLIYLTDFGLEKRNDSKNVVLKFNESVRNSLSEEKINTFFEVMETINELIAEKTIYTNDNPIGGQGALDPKTD
- a CDS encoding 3-hydroxyacyl-CoA dehydrogenase/enoyl-CoA hydratase family protein codes for the protein MNKHIKKVAVIGSGIMGSGIACHFANIGVEVLLLDIVPRELNDKEKAKGLTLEDKAVRNRLVNDSLTAALKSKPSPIYHQKFASRITTGNLEDDIAKVSKVDWIIEVVVERLDIKKKVFENLEKYRTPGTLITSNTSGIPIKFMSEGRSDDFQKHFCGTHFFNPARYLKLFEIIPGPKTSQEVLDFLNGYGEKFLGKTSVVAKDTPAFIGNRIGIFSIQSLFHTVKDVGMTIEEVDKLTGPVIGRPKSATFRTVDVVGLDTLVHVANGIHENCKDDERLELFKLPDFIDTMMENKWLGSKTGQGFYKKSKDKDGKTEILTLDLDTMDYRSKKSAKFATLELTKTIDKVVDRFAVLVGGKDKAGEFYRKSFGQLFAYVSHRIPEITDELYKIDDAMKAGFGWEHGPFQIWDAVGLDKGLEFVQAEGLEAAAWVKEMKASGHDSFYSVKDGASYFYDIPKKSMEKIPGQDAFIILDNIRKTKEVFKNSGVVIEDLGDGILNVEFQSKMNTIGGDVLAGLNKAIDLAEKDFQGLVVGNQAANFSVGANIGMIFMMAVEQEYDELNMAIKMFQDTMMRMRYSAIPTVSAPHGMTLGGGCELSLHADKVVAAAETYIGLVEFGVGVIPGGGGSKEFAVRAQDTFKKNDVELNVLQEYFLTIGMAKVSTSAYEAYDLGILQHGKDIVVVNKDRQIATAKAHAKLMAEAGYTQPVKRKDIKVLGKQALGMFLVGTDSMEASHYISEHDKKIANKLAYVMAGGDLSEPTLVNEQYLLDLEREAFLSLCTERKTLERIQHMLKTGKPLRN
- a CDS encoding four helix bundle protein, whose protein sequence is MHKVENLKIWKKAIELAKSIYLLAADLPSEEKYGLVSQIKRCSVSIPSNIAEGAGRNSQKEFKHFLSIANGSAYELQTQLILLIELNLIKKEKVKPVIDVCVEIQKMNYSFQKTL
- a CDS encoding acetyl-CoA C-acyltransferase, yielding MKTAYIVKAYRTAVGKAPKGVFRFKRTDELAAETIEYMMKELPDFDKKRIDDVIVGNAMPEGSQGLNMARLISLMGLDIVDVPGVTVNRFCSSGIETIGIATAKIQAGMADCIIAGGAESMSSVPMTGYKTELNYDLVSEGHEDYYWGMGNTAEAVANEYKVSREDQDEFAYNSHMKALKAQAEDRFQDQIVPIEVEQTYIDENGKKATRKYTVTKDEGPRKGTSIEVLNKLRPVFAAGGSVTAGNSSQMSDGAAFVLVMSEDMVKELNLEPIARLVNYAAAGVPPRIMGIGPVAAIPKALKQAGLKQDDIELIELNEAFASQSLAVIRELGLNQDIVNVNGGAIALGHPLGCTGGKLSVQLFDEMRKRNMQGKYGMVTMCVGTGQGAAGIYEFLN